In the Flavobacterium sp. 90 genome, AGCTTCATCTCCAATTTTTACTTTAACAATATCATTTTCGTTTACATCAACTTCAACTTCCATGTTGTTTAGGTTTGCCACTCTCAAAAGCTCTGTTCCTGCCATTTGTTGTGTTCCTAAAACACGCTCTCCTAATTCAACATTCAATACTGAAATTGTTCCGTCTGCAGGAGCATAAATTAATGTACGTCCAAGATTATCTTTGGCTTCTGTTACAGATGCTGATGCACTTTGAACATTATAATAAGAGCTTTGCTTAGTCGCTTTTGCTACTTCATAAGTCGAAACCGATTTATCCCAATCTGATTTTGAAATTACACCTTTGTCATACAGCGTTTTGTTACGCTCATAACTGGCTTTGGCTTCTCTATAACTTGCTTCAGATTGTGTTAAACCTGCTTTTGTACCAGATAAATTCGCAACAGATCTTTCCAATCCTGAAGTATACAAATCAGGATTTATCTTAACTAATAAATCACCTTTTTTTACAACCTGACCTTCTTTTACATTTAATGCAATAATTTCACCCGAAACCATTGAAGAAAGTTTTACCTCAATTTCCGGCTGAATTTTACCCGTTGCCGAAACTGTTTCGACAATCGTGGAAGCCATCACTTTTGAAACTTCAACTTCTTTACCTTCATCCTTATTTCCTATTACTCCCGATTTCGAAAGTCCAACTAAAGCAAAAATAACAACCAGCGCTCCGCCTACTAAGAAATAAACCGTCTTTTTTTTCATATAACTATTTTTTGATAATCGGGACAATTGGAATTCCAAAATAGAATTCAAGTATCTTTATTTTAAATATATAATCGTATTTTGTTCTGATAACGTCAGATTGCGCATTCGTCAATAATGTCTGAGCCTGTGTAAAATCAAAAGAATTCATTAAA is a window encoding:
- a CDS encoding efflux RND transporter periplasmic adaptor subunit, translated to MKKKTVYFLVGGALVVIFALVGLSKSGVIGNKDEGKEVEVSKVMASTIVETVSATGKIQPEIEVKLSSMVSGEIIALNVKEGQVVKKGDLLVKINPDLYTSGLERSVANLSGTKAGLTQSEASYREAKASYERNKTLYDKGVISKSDWDKSVSTYEVAKATKQSSYYNVQSASASVTEAKDNLGRTLIYAPADGTISVLNVELGERVLGTQQMAGTELLRVANLNNMEVEVDVNENDIVKVKIGDEANVEVDAYLKKKFRGTVTSISNSASTALTSDQVTNFKVKVRILKESYQDLLEGQPSTYSPFRPGMTATVDIITRTKNNVLAVPISSVVVKSDTTAVKDFKVEDPNEDKKTAPKSDKKFECVFVKVGDKAKIRIIKTGIQDDTNIEVMSGLKSGDVVITGPYTTVSKDLNSGDKVKLKKADTAKK